DNA sequence from the Malus domestica chromosome 11, GDT2T_hap1 genome:
ACACTCCAGAAGAGCTCATGCTTATGAAGACCCAAGATATTGGATACATATTTCAGAAAGTGCAGAGTGAGAAAAAGGTTATAAATATATATCATGAAGCTATGGTCTACTAGTTGGTTTTATGAATTTAACATGTTGGTTCTAATTATGGTGTTAATTAATGCAGAAAATTGAAAAGTTAAATGCAACGCTGCACTCTCTTGATAATCGGCCTTCAAGTAGACACGTTTACTTTGCCGAAGACAGGTTTGAGCTTCCTTCACATCTTCTATCCATGGAGAATCTTAATTCTGAATTAatggatttttttaatttgtaatttttcgttGCTGCTGTTATTTGTAATCAGACTGGATATGGTGAAAGACCATTTTCACCATTTTTCGGTTCTTTGTTGTCCCTTATTATCCACAGAGGTCTGTTTCCATTGTTCTAATTGATTTTGTTATGTATATTTTTCATGTTCATTGAATTGGTTTTTTCATTAGTAGGCATAAGTATCTAGAGTGATTTTAACCCTTTTTTCCAAgcaaacacacacaaacacaaacacatatCTACTGTACATGAACCCGAAGTTTCACATCCACCCTTACAGACACTGAAAAGGAATACTGTAACAAATGGGAAGACGCATACATAAAACTTGATCAATATGTTTCTCCTGATCCCATTTTGGACTTGTATGAAATGTTTTTCATCCTGTTCACTTGAGTATATTTACAAAAACTATTAAGGCCCTGAGAAAGGGGACATAGAAATACAGTGATACAAGGACTATAAGCGTGCTATTATAAATCTGCGAACTGCTTTCTGTCTGGCCCATGTAGTTATAATAGAGTAGATCCTCATGGCTTCAATTGGGGACACTAGGCTAATTTCTTAGTGTTATTAATTATTTCCTGGGAAGACATTATTCTTCAATTCTTTCACATGGGGATAAGACCTATAATGTTATAGAATTCACTTGAGACCACTCGGGTGAAAGAGTTGGGAGGGAAAGTAGTTTCTTAATTTCACACCATTTATGTTCCCATTTGCCAAATATGTTTTATCTTGTTTTgcacatttaaaaaaatatattgttaattatttttttgccagAGAGGAGGCTAGAGAAATTCAATCACATTCAAGAAGTGGAAAAATGCCGGTTTCTGAGGACATTCCTGATCATATAAAAAGGTAGAAACAAAATTTTTGGTGATAGAGGACAGATTGAGGAGTTAGGTTTATTCTGGAAGTTTTGGTCTTttgattttcatcaattttgcatCAATTATGCATTTCTATGCATCGATTATGGTGATAAGATCTTGGCATTATTGCTATCTAAGAATAATTGTGTAGTGATCCCTTTGCACTTTGCGTGGTTGCATTCTCAAAGCAATAAGATTACTTTGTGATACCAGGCCATCAATCGTGAAGTGAATAGGACTAGAATGTTTCGTAATAGAGAAAAGGTTCTAAGCAAACCTAGTCTTTTAATGTTTAGTCTAAAGGCTGCAACTTGGCTTTTATACAATTATGTGATTGTGATTTGTGATTATGCCAACTGACCTACAAGAGCATAAACAAATCTTAATGGTTACAAGTatatggcaaaaaaaataaaaaattgtctcGCAAAAGTTGTTCTGTGTATTAAGTTATTAACCGGTTTGATAAACAGCTCTTTGCTGCTATGCCTACTAAAGCCCAACTTTGCATGGGATAAAGAGCTCTTTGgcaaaattgaaattgaaataaaaacaataaattagAAGTTGGTCTGCGGCCCAACTATTAGGTGCTAGTTGGAATTGTATTTCGGTTGAGAATTTCTTTTATGCCGTTTTTTTGTCCCTGAATCCTAGGTAGCTCACTCATGTTAACAAATTCCTGTTATTCTTATGCTACCTTTCAATTTGTGGAATAATTCTTGCATCTGCCTTCCTGTTTCATTGTCAGCAAGGATTCTTGAAGCGCGATATCATTATTTTGTTTAAGTCTTAAATTGTTGTCTTCAATGTGCAGGAAAACAGCTGGTTCCTACAGAGAGCTTGAAGCAAGGAGTAACAGAGTCAATGAGTTGGAGAAAATCTATATGGATATGGCAATGCAGAAGGAATTAAAGGTATTGACATCTAAATTTCTTTGCTCAGTTCTGGGAGTTTGGTTGTCTGTGGATAGTTTTGAATACGTTTCCGTCTAAATTACAGAAAAAGGGTAAAAAACGCAAACTATGTGAAGATGAGATTGTCTCCCCAACATCCAACCCTGTATTCAAGTGGCGGGCAGAGCGGAAGCGTTAAAAAGGTGTGTGTTGATCCATTATTAGCTTTTCGGTGCAATGGAAATCACGCACTTAACTCGGTGTGTTTTTGCAGGAATGAGCCTGCTAGTGACATCTAGGCCCTGGAAAAGAAGAAGTACGGACCTTATGTACCGGAAATTTTGTCATCGTTATTATGTCATCGTTATGAATTTTTAAAGTTGTGAAGTCTGTTGGAGTATGAtatttaaactgaaactttCTACCGAGTAGTGACTACTTGATCTCCGACCAAACAGTTGCAAAATCGCCCTTCAATTGAGTGCTAGACAAACAAGGATGGCAGTGGCGCTTGGGTTTCATCGCGAGTTTATTACATAGGTTCGGAAACAGGACAATCCGACTCGAAAACGATATGGTCAAACATGAATCAGACATGAACCATTAAAATGAGTTGTCACCCTGGCGGCAGCGTCGAGTGCTTCATTGACATGAACACCTCAACGGTGTGGATTGGCAACCGCGTGAGGGTCAAGACTCCGCAGTCTTGAGTACTCACGAAACACGAATTGCCATCCCTGGCCATGGCCATAACTAAAAATACATTTTAACGGTTTCACTGTCATGTAAAGTGCAAAAAAATTCAGGTGAATAAATTTCACTACCATGAGCACAAAGTTATGACAATTCAATAATTGCTAGCAAATACTAACATGCACCAAAGTATTCTGGCATCGGCAATACTTAGTATGCACCGCAATCCTTGGCCGCAGCCAATAGATCAAATTCAACGGTCAAATGTGTCGACAAGCGCTTGTAAGTACtcaagaaaaatagcacaaatgaaaGAGTGAAACCTGAGAAACAATACAGCATAAGAATCATATGATGCTCAAACTTTGAAGCATTGTCATTAGGTATTTAAACCCACAAATAACACATCCATAAAAACAACGCAAAAGACATTCCCACAAAAATCTTCTATCTATCAAGAAGCTAGAAGATGATTATATTCACAAACATTACTAACCTacaaccctaaccctaaaaccCAACTACATTTCCAGAAACAGAGACCCCAATAACCTACTTTGACCTACTGGACAGAACTAAATCTGAAATGGAACATATTAGTCCGGCAACGATCGTCATTTTGTTTTGAATCTAAGAGTCATCATCACCACCGACGTTCTAGGAGGAGGCACCGGTCTTCTTTGGGAGCAGAAGATTGTGAATGTTGGGCATCACACCACCATTTGCAATTGTCACATCCCCAAGAAGCTTGCTGAGCTCCTCGTCATTCCGCACAGCGAGCTGAATGTGGTGCGGCACAATGCGAGTTTTCTTGTTGTCTCTTGCTGCATTGCCAGCCAATTCCAGAACCTGTAAAATCAACcaaattgaaacaacattaGAATCAAAACCCGAATTTGAAAGTTGAAAATCAATTCAGTTGCAGAATCATAACTTCACCAAAGAAAATATCCCAGTTTCAAAAGTCGCACAAACCCTAACTACAATAACATctaaattgcgataaaatttaaatatgcagagcaGGGTGGATGATTATtgcacaccacctaaaattgcaataaaattaaatagcaggcaaatttaaatatgcaggataTGATGTGCGATTATAGCGCTCCActtaaaatttgcagtaaaattagatctgcagtccaagataggcgatgataccgcaccatcttggattgcataaaTAAACACTGGGTTAGTAGTCAAGAGTTACACCAaataagaaatcaaagatataagttATTGTTAGGTTGAGAACTAGAAGTAAACATGGTGAAAACAGTTCTTCGCGAGGGTATATCCAACAATTGAggcagaggaggaagaagaataataaaaaccttagaggaaacatttttttttctttcgatgaagggaaatgagaaatgattatagagtcgtgctgataatgtattataaataggcaaaagttagagagataacctttgctAGGGACATGAGCAAGGTTGTTGCAATATATTACAGTAACACAAAATAATTGCAGATAGGAGAGAAATAGGAGGATACTGAAAATATTTgaacttttctttctttctcactcTATATATTTTTGAACACTCGTAATGCTCTATTTATTGAGCAAATACTTTGAAAGCAAACAAATTATACTATTAAGCTTGTGAAAAATTTACTGTATGCATATGGGCATACATACCCTCTATTTACAACATTATAatgtttttcaaataaaaagtaaaaaataatgtgTGGACATGAATTCCGTCCAATTAGCttaaaatgtatttttctttcatatcgtaaattaatttaatttattatcaCCCTTAGCCTAAAAAGTAGAAAGAAAAGTCGTGTGGAAACCCAATTTTACAAATTACATCTGAACACAAACCCAGCAGCCGTAGGCCGCTGCACACACAACCACTGCTCACTCCTCCTTAGTTGTAATCAACAATTctaggggtggaaaaaattcccaaaattcccaaaccaaaccaaaaaaataccgatcccaaaccaaaaatgtcCCAAACCGATTTTCCCAAAATTTCAGTATTCCCATACCgaaaaaataccgaaatttcggtatggGAATCGGGATTGCCTTTCCAATatttcggtattcccataccgaaccgaaaatatatatttttaattattttatatatatatatagataataatatatattgttttttttaattatagttAGAGTTAATTTGAACCGTTGGATTGCTTCAAATTAATCCATGCCATCCATTCCTTGTTAGGTTTCTCCCAGTCTAGTTTGATTTCTGATTTCTCACTCAGCCTTCCAACACCGACAGCCTTCCTTCGAATCGTCTCTGACTCTCCAGCCGCCCAGCCTTCCTTCACGAATCACCACCCAGCCACCGCCACGCCAAAGCATCAAAGACTGAACTCTCCAGCCTTCCTTCACGAATCGTCTCCGACTCTTGCGATCTCTCTCTCACGGACAGAACTCTCGATCTAGCACCGAGTCCGAGTCTCACTCTCACCCCAAAATAGGTAactaatttagtgttttgaaatCTAATTTCTGACACTCATCCAAAGTAGGGATTGTTGAAGGGCTCGAGGCCGGTTATAGACCCGCTGATGGCCTAATTTATTCATGCCGttggcaattttttttgtttgtgtgttAATAACTTATACATTTCTTCCATCTTCATCTGTTAGTTAGTAGTCATTCAataattaaaatgatgtttGATTGAGTTTGTCGTATTCTTTTTTAAAAATCGTTTCTTCTTATACCCTAAtaattttctagggttttagtCTGCGTGTTCCGAAGGCCAGTTCTCCATCTAGGGTTTTGCCTGCGCTTTAATTCCACCATCTGAAGAGTAAGGAGGGATTCGGAATTTCATTCGACTGCTCAGGAATCCCAATTCTTCATCGTCAAGGTTTGTTTCGCTTTAATCTTTGTTATTGTTATTCATCTTTCAAATTGCTCAACTTTAACAACCTAGTTGCTGCTTagatttttagggttttaattcaattcaattcaattgttGTAAGCGACGGGTAAAGATTTAAGCTCTTGGAACTTACCCAAGAATTAATTTCCCTAATTGTTCGACATTGTGGTTTATCAAATTTGTTTGAGATGGTTATGAATATTTGTTGTATCTGTAATTCCACAGCTTAAAAAATTCAGCTTTAGTGCTACCTTCGCATTTAACTTGTGGTGGTTGCTTTGAATTTTTCAGCATGTCGTCTTTAAGGAATGCCGTTAGCCGACGGGCTCACAAGGAGCGAGCTCAACCGTGAGTGACCACATTCCTTTTGCTGTTGGACTTTCGGATGATGTTTTTTTGCATCAGATGATGGGAttaatgtttttgtgttttgggtCCAAATATTTGATAGGGAATCGAGGAAAAAATTTGGGCTTCTTGAAAAGCATAAGGACTATGTTGAGCGTGCGAAAGCATATCACAAAAAGGAGGAGACTTTacgggtagttttatgatggcTTTGTTGTTTTTCTCCTTGGATTTCGTCATCTATTAATAATCTGGTAATTTAACTTCCTGATATGGTATACATCTTAGGCTATGTCTCGTCTGTCTTTTCACTCAACAGATACTGAAGCAGAAAGCCTTCTACAGAAACCCAGATGAGTTCAACTTCAAGATGATCAAGACACGAACTGTTAATGGAGTCCATAAATTAGAGTAACATAAAACTCTCGTTTGCTCTTCTATATCATGTTTCTTTTTCACACTTGCTACTCACGTGATATGGATTTTTACTACAGGAGTCAGGCAAACAAGTACACTCCAGAAGAGCTCATGCTTATGAAGACCCAAGATATTGGATACATATTTCAGAAAGTGCAGAGTGAGAAAAAGGTTATAAATATATATCATGAAGCTATGGTCTACCGGTTGGTTTTATGAATTTAACATGTTGGTTCTTATTATGGTGTTAATTAATGCAGAAAATTGAAAAGTTAACTGCGACACTGCACTCTCTTGATAATCGGC
Encoded proteins:
- the LOC103448544 gene encoding probable U3 small nucleolar RNA-associated protein 11, which produces MSSLRNAVSRRAHKERAQPESRKKFGLLEKHKDYVERAKAYHKKEETLRILKQKAFYRNPDEFNFKMIKTRTVNGVHKLESQANKYTPEELMLMKTQDIGYIFQKVQSEKKKIEKLTATLHSLDNRPSSRHVYFAEDREEAREIQSCSRSGKMPVSEDIPDHIKRKTAGSYRELEARSNRVNELEKIYMDMAMQKELKKKGKKRKLCEDEIVSPTSNPVFKWRAERKR
- the LOC103430117 gene encoding probable U3 small nucleolar RNA-associated protein 11 → MSSLRNAVSRRAHKERAQPESRKKFGLLEKHKDYVERAKAYHKKEETLRILKQKAFYRNPDEFNFKMIKTRTVNGVHKLESQANKYTPEELMLMKTQDIGYIFQKVQSEKKKIEKLNATLHSLDNRPSSRHVYFAEDREEAREIQSHSRSGKMPVSEDIPDHIKRKTAGSYRELEARSNRVNELEKIYMDMAMQKELKKKGKKRKLCEDEIVSPTSNPVFKWRAERKR